DNA from Bacteroidota bacterium:
ATACATAACTGATAGGTTTTAAACAAGCGTAGTGTTGCAGAAACAGTATATTTTTCATTCTGCGATATCGGCGCAAAATTATATGAATTATTCCTGCTTAAGGACTTTCTGCCCTTTTTTTTTCTCCGGTAAACGTTAAGTTTTTAATAAAAACCGTATATTGCATTAATTAACTGATATTGTGTAATATAAATAATACTGTTTTTGCAATTGATGCATAAACGGCCGGCATAGAATTACCGGTATTTTAAAAACTGCAGCTGATGAACGCTATTAATTATTGCCCGGGATAATATCCATATTATATTTACGTTTAAACATACTTGTCGCTTTTTTGAATAACTTTGCCCACTTTTTTTGCACATGAGATATAAATCACTGATACGCTTCACTTTTCTTTTTCTCGCACTGACCGTTGCGCCGGCATTTTTACATGCTCAGCCTCTTACAAAGGTTATGGGTACGGTAATTGACGCTCAAACGAAGAGTCCTATTCCTTTTGTGAATGTTTACTGTAAAGGAAGTGATGTTGAAACAACGACTGATTTTGACGGTCGTTATTCTATTGAAACGAAAACTGCCTGCGACTCTTTAATGGCCCAGTATATTGGCTATTACTCCAAAGGACATGCTGTAGTAAAAAATAAGTTTCAGTACATCGATTTTGAGCTTGAACCAAAAACGCTGGAACTTAAAGAAGCGGTAATTGTTGCCGGTGAAAATCCTGCGGAGGTAATTATAAGAAAGGTCATAAAAAATAAGGATAAGAACAACCGTGAGGCGCAGGGGAATTTTCAGTACGAAGCTTATACCAAGATGCAGATTGATGCCAATAATTTTGGCAGCAAGCTAAAAGATCTTGGCGTGCTTAAACCCTTCCGTTTTGTTTTTGATAATGTGGACACTTCTACCGTAAACGGCAAGGCTTTTTTACCGATTTTTCTTACAGAAACCGTTTCAGATATTTATTTCCGAAAGAGTCCTAAAACATACCGTGAAATTATAAATGCAAGCAAGGTTTCGGGAATGAAAAATGCGAGCATATCGCAGGTTGTGGGCGATTCGTACCAGAAAACGAACGTCTATGATAATTATATTTCCATTGTTGAAAAGAGCTTTGTAAGTCCTCTGGCAAATTTCGGACTTGCCTACTATAAGTACTATCTAATTGACAGCGGCTATGTCGGCAATAAATATTGTTATCATATTATGTTTAAGCCGCGCAGGGTTCAGGAACCGGCTTTTTCGGGCAATGTATGGATAAATGACACCACCTGGGGCATCGTTAAAATAGACCTTCGCATGGATCCTGAGGCCAATATCAATCTTATCAATGATCTGGTTGTTTATCAGGAATTCACTTATGTAGACGGGAAATGCTGGATGCCCGTCAAGGATAATCTCATCGCCGATATTAATGTTTTTGATAACCTGAAAAAAACCATGGGGATGTATATCCACAAATCCTCAACCTATAATAACTATATTCTTGACAAGCCGATGCCGGAAAGCTTCTACAATAATCCATTAAGTATTGTGGTTTCCGACAGTGCCTTAAAAATGTCGCATCTGTACTGGCAAAACAGGCGTCCCGATTCTCTTTCCAAACAGGAAAAGAGTATCTATCACATGACAGACACGATACAAACGATTCGTGCATTTAGAATATGGAAAAAGCTTTTCCTGACCATAGGCATGGACCATTATCAGGTAGGGTGGTTTGAAATAGGGCCGATATTGTCGTTGGTAAGCTGGAATAATAATGAAGGCACCCGTTTTCGTTTTGGCGGAAGAACAAGTAACAATTTCAGCAAGAAGGTAATGATAAGCGGTTACGGGGCATACGGCACTAAAGACATGAAGTGGAAATATTCGGGCAGCATCTGGTATCTGTGGGATAAAAGGCCGTTCAGGGGTGTGGGTGCAGCCTATCGTTATGATGTGGAACAGTTGGGGCGCAGCGATAATTCATTCAATGAATATGACCTTG
Protein-coding regions in this window:
- a CDS encoding DUF5686 family protein, whose product is MRYKSLIRFTFLFLALTVAPAFLHAQPLTKVMGTVIDAQTKSPIPFVNVYCKGSDVETTTDFDGRYSIETKTACDSLMAQYIGYYSKGHAVVKNKFQYIDFELEPKTLELKEAVIVAGENPAEVIIRKVIKNKDKNNREAQGNFQYEAYTKMQIDANNFGSKLKDLGVLKPFRFVFDNVDTSTVNGKAFLPIFLTETVSDIYFRKSPKTYREIINASKVSGMKNASISQVVGDSYQKTNVYDNYISIVEKSFVSPLANFGLAYYKYYLIDSGYVGNKYCYHIMFKPRRVQEPAFSGNVWINDTTWGIVKIDLRMDPEANINLINDLVVYQEFTYVDGKCWMPVKDNLIADINVFDNLKKTMGMYIHKSSTYNNYILDKPMPESFYNNPLSIVVSDSALKMSHLYWQNRRPDSLSKQEKSIYHMTDTIQTIRAFRIWKKLFLTIGMDHYQVGWFEIGPILSLVSWNNNEGTRFRFGGRTSNNFSKKVMISGYGAYGTKDMKWKYSGSIWYLWDKRPFRGVGAAYRYDVEQLGRSDNSFNEYDLVGSFARRKPQDKLSMAEDYRVFSDIDWFTGFSTAFYVIHRKNYPIGNSVFELRDNGIISKMSSFSTSEIMINTHFGFKEKFVEGAFQRVSLGTKFPKLNVSYLHGFKDVLKSEFSYDKLTISVNQWFNLGPLGWADYYMEGGRIWGKVPFPLLKIHEGNETYIWDFYSFNSMNYYEFMSDQYFTALYSQHFDGLFFNRIPLLRKLHWREYAYGRYGIGTLSKQNRDFNVLPEYTYTLDKPFYEAGVGIENILKVLRIVGVWRLSHLDHPGIRRFNVLITMSFNF